Within Hydra vulgaris chromosome 02, alternate assembly HydraT2T_AEP, the genomic segment GAGGGGGAAAGGGGGTCATGGCAACAATATTGATGAATCtatctttttataaatctgGCATTTGACTCCTCCACTTTGaggtcagattttttttttccccaatatataatataaaagcgTTCgtatttacattaatatttatGACAGTAACGGTAATACTAATATTTGCTTTCAAATGTAGATTTGTTTAGGTCGAGGCAAAAATCGCAagaattctaaaattttaaaatatggcagAAAGCAATAAACAACAAGTAAACATAAATCTGTTTTCAAACAGATTTCTGTTTACTTCTGTTTACAATTTTGATATACTTATATCAAGTTTTCTTAAACCTTATTACTTTTGTATGTTGTTTCTTTCTTATACCTTAACATAAATGGTTGGAAAACTTagtaaaataatagttatattttatttgaagattttTTCAAAGAAGAATTTGAACTATTACTTTAACTATATCTATTTCTGAATGCGACCAGAGCTTCAGTGATAAACTTGTTCTTGTGTCTGATTTCGATTCTCATGATGTTATTGGAAATGCTATTAGCTGCAAAACGACTGCTTAAAGGCGCAATAACTTAAGTAGTTCTGAAGATAAAACAGGTATTCATTACTAGATACCAGGTATTCATTCACTAgatcaataattataaaaataaattcttttaatcaataattataaaataatattcttttataaagCAATGGTTCCATAGCAAATAAGGAATAATATTAACtgtagtttatttttaactattagttcgaaaaaatgtaagaaaaatgACTAGTAACTAATTTTGAAGGATGAAACTAATGTAATAACAAATACAATTACATTAGATCCGATTAtgttttctaaatgttttatgCCTGAAGAAGACAACACTGCATGTACCTCTAACTGCTATATTACCTCTAACTGCAATGTtaacaaatcaataaacaatgtttaaagGATACAGATAAGCAAAAAAGATACTGCACGTCTATGCGGAAGTTGCGAGAGGTATTTCAATCAAAATGGTGTACCAAAAGACAATGGTTTTATCTCTGTCAAAATAAGAAGAAAgacatttgttttgtttaccGTTATGCCGTACATTACAAGCAAATGGATTCTTGATGGAAAGTATCTTTTGTCTGACATAATCATTGAGCTCATCAAAGAAAAGTATCTTGATTGTCACAATGGTCTAGTTGATCTCATTTGAAAAGCTCTCTTATATGCTATTTCAGTTGATGAAACCAGAAAAGTTTCTGGACTAGAATAGTTAACTTTAACAGTTAGATGGGTTTCAGATtagtaaaaatagtataaagaTTATATAGGTATGTAAGAATATGAATAAAGACTGATGTGGAGACcataacttaaattataaaagatattttaattagatataatTTTCCATTGAGAATTTTTAGGGTACAAACTTATGATGGTGCTTCTGCCCTGCAGGTAAAATATCTGCTGTTGCTACTAAAATATTGCAAGAAAACCCAAAGCTTTCTATTCACTGCTTTAACCATAGTCTTAATCAAATACTTCAGCAAGTAGGTAAAATTGTCTTATCATTAAATATgcacaaataatttaattcatgTACTTCCAAAACGATTAGGcgtttttgaaaacatttgatCTGCTTTTCATGGAGAAAACATTTGCgattaaattatttcatttaattaagCGTTAAAAACATTAAGCGACTAAAGCCCATATGCCCTACACGTTCAACAGCACGTACTAAGTCAATAGGAGCTGTTCTTGATAACTGCACTGTAATCATTGATACACTAGGAGAGATAGTATTTGAAGCAGGATCAAATGAGGCTGTCAAAAAAGCTCTcggtaaacttttttaaataaaactgttcGACACGTTTGTTGAGTTAAAAGTAGTAcaaatagagttttttttttagtagaaatTGTCTTTCAGTTCTTCAAGCAAAAGACATTGATGCCCAGTGTGCCTGAAACAGCATAAAAACATTAAGTAGATATTTGGAAACTCTTTGTTGTGAAGAAACTTTTAAAtcgatatttttattatttcagctGATGCAAACAAGCCAGATTTTGTAAGAAATCCAGAGCTTCCTTTTAATGTAATGAGACAAAAACCTCCTGCAAAATACAATTATAGTGTAGCACCACGCTTATGAACTTCTCCGGGAAATAATTTGCGATGTCAACTTTTTACTATCATAGACCTCTTACTTTCAGAAATGTTGAAAACTTTGAGATGTGTTAGAAgatatattgaatattttaacttttaaagtgttAAAAGAGATGGTACTCATTCATCTCGTAGATACAAGTAACAAGAGAAAAATAAGATGGTATAAAGCTTTAAACCTGAATAATTATATAACAGCagaattaagtaacaaatttacccctatttgtttgtaaaatattgtatGGTACGGTACATAATGTGCTTCGTAAAACTATTTTGCGACAtgaatagaaatattaaaaaaaagtcaaatttaatatcTACCATTACTTGGTCTTATTTGCACCTAAGCGGtctggaaatgaaaaaaattatttaattgaaatttttcaagGTTCGGTTGTCAGACACAATTTCAAGAAAACATATGTAGAGACATACTATGACACATAAAGTTTatcaatatattaattttttttttttgtcaattttttaccTTTCAACCGACTATGACAAACTGATACAGGTGACCGATCCATTAATTTTCGCGGTATTTTTGCAGCAAAATAAGTCATAGAATTTcagcattatttaataaacgAAATCATAaactaacaatataaaatatataatgagaCGCCCTATTATAAGACAACCCTAATCAAACCGGCAAGTCCTTGCGTACTAGTGTTCAAATcgactaaacaaaaaaaaaacgaaattatttacgttttatttgagttttatttgtttataaaattagtttttattgattttttttttgcaattttttctttaaaatttttcgcttttaaataatatttttcttgtaatttttcaataaaaattttgaaacaacatttttcatttttaccaAGATTGCAGTAAAcacaagtttatttttgaaatttctgtcaaacaaaaaaccataaaatttaaaaaaaaaaaaaaaaccttttatatcttgttttacatttaaaagactaaaaaacGGAACGATATAACGTAATGATTATTATGGTTTTAATTTGGCGCGTGTAAAATAATCTTATTGTCCAaaccaattgttttaaaaagtatgaatgaaataaatttaaagcattttgcaTAATCTATTGCATTtctattggtttttttaaatgaattaattcTAATTCGATTTTATCTTTGGCAATTTGACATATTTTGTTACCTTACATGTAGACGAttaatttatatgcaataaaattccatttagttttatgaaatgggattttgtaaatatttcttGAATGTAATCACCAGTTATATCAGAGTTTTTTTTAACCCtaattcttcttctttttttaaatcttattataaaaaaaaaccacaaaTAAATGATTGGAATTGAGTGATGAAGACCTATTGACATATCTATTATACTTCAAAATCTCAGTTGGTAATGTTCTAGTTGGTAAAAAAGTAATActagaaagaaattttttttaaaataacaataaaataatatggtTACTTATTTCTACTAGTTGGTCCTTTCAATTTATTACACTGTccttttctttaattcattgctCGTGGCTAATCAATTAACTAGATTAGTCATAATTCATCCAATCGTAAATCTACCCAATCATAGCTCATCCAATTATCCAAAAACGCACAAGTTactaattttcttattaaaccAATAATAATTAGCACCGAAACTTTAAAACAAGtcaagtaaatgtttttaattggcCAATTAAATGTTCAACCAATTATTGCTTATTATCAACTCgcattaaaaagatatttaaattgaAGAACACTTTTCAGAATAACGtactttaaattatcaaaatacaataGTTAAAGAAGCTTCAGCCTAATTACTTCAAGTTGCCTCAAGTCTACTATATTCTTGTGGATTATTTTGGCACTCACTGCTCAGATCATAATTGGAGTAAAGAGTTTCTTAGCAAGAGTGTCTGGTAATAGGCAAGtaatttttagcttattttcatttactaacaaacttcaaaaattgataaaggGATACTGAATCAATGAGAACCGAATAAATTTactcaataaatcaaaaacttctcttagtttacaatattgtttttcatatatttttgaagaaaatatgactgcaattttttcttgttttagttacacttttttttgccataaagttttttattgagaGTCACAAGCTTTGTTTgacttttgttgttttaaaaatttgggttttttttattaaatgagcGACTCGTTACGCGTAACTCGCAACAatctgtaaaagtattttttgaagttttatttaatgagttttactgggtttattttttttttattaagggctgataatgaaatttaacaaaaagttttatctatattttttagtttttttttttttttttctatactttaaacTATTGtgtttagaatatttattaaaattaacttgaaaCCCAACAAAGTAAATGATGCACGAACAATTACTCGATTTAAActcttttcaaacatttttaaatcgaCATCAATCAGATCCAACGTTTTAtgacaacttttttaactacGCAACATCAGCAGATACGTGGAAAACAAATAACAGACTTTCAGGATTGCCCACTCCACCGTCTACTCCAGGAAGCAATGATTGTAGATTTAGTTTATTTGTTGATAATACGCCTCAAGGTATATTCATCTTTTTGCAATCAATCCTTTTTAggatgtatttaaaaaaaataaaaaatatttattaaattaaaaaaaaatatttttataattaaaacattttttaaaacagaatttcgaaactttgatttgttttttatataatttttagttcattttgGCGATGGATCTTTTGCCATACCTTATCAAAACGACGAATTCCCGACTTCCCACGACTTTATTCTTTCACCAATTTCATCGCCAGAGGAAAAGACGTTTCAATATACACAATGTATGGAAGAAAAACTTACTAAATGCCACaaagatttttctaaaactcATGCAGTCTTATTTGGGCGGAATAGCCAGTACGAAAATCTTTCAAATGAACCTAATTTAAATCCCTTCAATCAgtattattgtcaaaaaaacttACAGTATAGAAAACTGTCTCACAATGTGTCCCAAGACAACACACAACATAAGACACACAATATGTCTTGTGTTCATTATTTATACAATCAAGGTTTGCAGTGCCAATCCTTAGTTAACGATTCCCCAAAAAACAGCTGCTCAGGTAATAGCTATTTGAAATCAAACCTATCTAATAACCTATGTTATGGTTATCGCGATGAACATCTGCCTTACGTAACTGCGAATCATTCTTTAAATCAAGAACTTTTCGAAGCATTATTTACAAACGAATCTGCATCTGAAATGACTGTTAATGCAACTGATACAACCACTGCTGCTGCCGggaataaaaactattttaacaaaaacttacaTCGACGTTCACAAACTCAATATTTTCGCCAGTTAGCATATGAAAAAATTCGCATGAATCCACAACAAAAGTTAAACACCCCAAGTTATGATGAAACCGAGCCAGAGTTAAGCAAAGCCGCGCACAATGTTCTTGAAAGACAGAGAAGAAATGAACTCAAGTTGCGATTTAA encodes:
- the LOC105844435 gene encoding transcriptional regulator Myc-A, translated to MMHEQLLDLNSFQTFLNRHQSDPTFYDNFFNYATSADTWKTNNRLSGLPTPPSTPGSNDCRFSLFVDNTPQVHFGDGSFAIPYQNDEFPTSHDFILSPISSPEEKTFQYTQCMEEKLTKCHKDFSKTHAVLFGRNSQYENLSNEPNLNPFNQYYCQKNLQYRKLSHNVSQDNTQHKTHNMSCVHYLYNQGLQCQSLVNDSPKNSCSGNSYLKSNLSNNLCYGYRDEHLPYVTANHSLNQELFEALFTNESASEMTVNATDTTTAAAGNKNYFNKNLHRRSQTQYFRQLAYEKIRMNPQQKLNTPSYDETEPELSKAAHNVLERQRRNELKLRFNFLRDEIPDLAMNDKAPKIQILKRGQEMLKDLKAQEQKLIVDHELEKQRQIILLNRIKYLQSGLI